From Brassica rapa cultivar Chiifu-401-42 chromosome A06, CAAS_Brap_v3.01, whole genome shotgun sequence:
accctaaggtttggattaattaacccaaggggtataagtgtatatttacctctttaataaaacctatttttgtgactttgaaccttgagtgctactttgggaacataaacttggtttggtgctatcctagtctttttctctaaaaaCAAATGTACATTTtcatagaaaaaaaatgattattctAACGAAATAGAAGAAGGCTCGCATAAACACGAACCACTAGATTAAGAGCCTGATTCACTACTGGAGCTACTCGAACTGTTTCTACATGCAATATCTTTTTCTATCTTAAAAGGGGGATGCCTAGAAACAAGGGGGTCATTCCCACCAACTATGTCAACATCCTCGTCAATCAGCAAATGACCTGTAAAAGTAACACATCAGGACTActaaaacaaatcattttcaACATCAAACCAAATAGCAAAAACTTACATTTACTAGGCTGCAGAGGGGAATTACTAAATCCAGAGTCATGAACTATCTGTTAAAACAAAAGTCAAACATCAACATTTCCTGGCGCACACAAACAATCACTAAAAACTGACCAGAGAGATTCTTTACCTCCATCTCACAAGGTTCACTCTTTTCCTGTGATTTCTTTTTATCCCTTAGATACTCATCCAGGAATTTCCGAACCATGAACAAGGTTTCATCAGAAAGCGTATCTATTTCTATCTCAATCTCAACTTCTCCAGATTGGTCAACATTGCCACTTTGCTCTCTCAGGAGATCAACAATGTTCTGTGGAAACTCTTCCCCTAACGCCTCCAAATCTTGGCTtagttttttcttctcttttttttttttttttgaatgaatgctaaatttattcatcaaaaaagcCTTTTTACATCAAGTGGTTCTTTGGTTTGAAATAACTTCTACTCCTACTCCTTTACCTTCCCCTTTACAGAAACCCAAAGAGGAATCTATGACCTAGCAAAACTGTCTACCATATTTACAAGCGTGTGCTAAACCAGTATTGCAAAACTCCTTCATATCCTTTAGCTCGTTTGGATTGTAGTAAACCAGTTTTTTCTTCTCACCATCTGTCATAACCAACTTCCCAGGCTCCACCCTCAGCTTCCCCTCATTCACTTCAGCTGTCTTCTTTCTTGGTAGTGCTACATTACACGGGACTTCAAACTCCAGAGAAGCAGAGCTGGTTAGGGACATGACCGGTGGTTCCACCACAAGTATTTTTCTCTCTATAATTTTCCATCTCGACTCAAAATAAGTGCTGAGATCTCGAGCCATTTTATGGTATTGATTTCCTGGCGGGTTGTAAGCCATGGAATTTGAGAATGTAAGACGCACGTCTGCTGCGAACTCCAAAGGACTAGAGTATTCACCTTCACGCAGCCTGCTTCGTATCGTCCCAAGATCCATGGTTTTGCCACTGCATACTACGCATATAAATAGGCGGTTGGCTCTTCAATTACTATTAAAtgaaaaaatcagattcaactAAACCAAAACTTCTTGGTGGCCGGTGATTCACGCTACCGGTTACCAACACctccttttgttttgttttgtatatatgGTTTTCGATCTATAGATTAAGAACTTAGCTTCCGCTAGCGGATTTTTTTtcccttagagcatctccaatggtgttacccacCATTGGAGTCATTAgccatattttaataatttttttttctgaatagtTAAGGACTTTGATCCTAATTATATGTCCAATGGTGTTACTACTATGAAGtccttagaatttttttttttttttaagaaattaaaaattatgaaagttgcaaaacattaaaattgaaaattcattTATTGAATGATTAAATGCAAACATACAATAATTATTCATCTTCATCATTACCAAActtgttccaaatattttctaCCAAATCATTTTTCAATCGTTCATGTAACTTTCTATCACGAAGATGAGTCCGTATAAGAAGCATATTAGCGAGATTTGGAGGCATCTCGGAAGTATTGGGTGCATCCACATTCGAACTTCTGGTCGAGGTTCCTTCTTCAAATTCAGATGTATCATACTGAGTGTATCCATTGCGTTCATTttctactatcatattgtgAAGTATGATACATGTTCGCATAACCATCCCTATTTGTTTCTTGTCCCACAAAATAGCCGGGTTTTTCACTATTGCAAATCGAGATagcaatactccaaaagcccgctccacatcttttcgggttgattcttgaactttagcaaataactctactttaggaccttgaggaagtgatatagattggataaatgttgaccattttggatatataccgtCAGTGAGGTAGTACGCCATATCATATTGGTGTCCGTTGACCACGTATTGTACCCTTGGAGCTCGACCttgtaaaatgtcatcaaaaataGGTGACCGATCGAGGacgttaatatcgtttaaggtaCCTGCAGGTGGACCAAAAAaagcgtgccatatccaaagatcttgtgaagcGACAGCCTCCaagacaattgtcggctttCCTGATCCACGTGTGTACTGTCCTTTCCAAGCAGTTGGGCAATTTTttcactcccaatgcatacaatcgatgcttccaacCATTCCAGGAAAGCCATGTATTTCTCCAATGTCGAGTAGTCGTTGAAGATCTTCTGTAGTGGGTCTTCGTATATACTCTTCTCCAAATAATTGTATTACGCTTTCTGTAAAATTAGTTAAACACGAAAGTGATGTGCTTtcaccaagtcggagatattcgtctGTGGCGTCCGCCGCGCAGCCATAAGCAAGCATACGAATAGCTGCCGTACACTTTTGTAGTGGAGATAGACCTAACCGTCCGACAGCATCTCTTCTTTGCTGAAAAAATGTAACATTTTCGGAGAGGCGATTGACAATACGCAAGAATACTTCCTTGTTCATGCGGAAACGGCGTCTGAAAAAATGAGCCGGAAATGTGGAATCTTCACGGAAGTAATCATTCCATAGACGGTTGTGGCCCTCTTCGCGGTTTCGTTCGACATATGCACGTTTCTTCGGTTTGACTGTTCGATTTTCGACGATGTTGTTGAATGTATCCTCAATATATTCATCGACCGCCTCATCCAAAACCGCATATAATCTTCGATCTACTTCATCTCTTATATTTCACTATCCTTTCTTAAATCTAAAAAAGAAAGTTTGTTAAAACCAAAACCATAATTGTGCGTACACATTAGGAGACATAAAAACACAAAGTTTGATATATGTCGACCGTTGACTCCCcatgttttcatattttgacCATTATATCAACCTTATATATCAGAATCATCTAATTCTAGGTTGTCAATCATGAACAAATACGAATAGTTGGACCATTATATCAACCTTATATATCAGAATCATCTAATTCTAGGTTGTCAATCATTGTATCAACCTTATACAATATCAAATATTCGATGGTGGATTCAAGCCTACTAAAGATTTGATACGAGAAACTAGCTAAGCTCAGGCGTTACTAATAAAACTCATAAAGATTTGATACAAAGAAACGTTCAAGACTTAATATAAAAGACGCCAATTCAGTCAAATTGTTTAGTGAATTGGTATTTTGAGAAGCAACACAAAACTCTACTATCATACTGGCAACACAAACCAGTGACAATACCTGCCGTGAGCATACAAATATGAAGGGAAGGGTTGATGAAACGCAGATACTcgaaattaaaatttcatcatAACAAGTTTTTAGTACAAGAAGAGCAAATGAGATAGCTCTTCGCCGAATCTACAACCAGACTTATAAAGGCAAGAAATACGAAGCTAATAAACAGACAAAGTACCCGTGACTAGGTTCACatggaaaaataagaaaaaaaaacaagcatcCCGTGAATACATAAGGAAGAGACAGCAGCTTTTGTCTTCGTCAGGCACATGGTCTTGTACATCACctgaaatagagaaaatgagatgATTAAACATAGTGAAACGAACAGCAAATGTGTACTAAAGTTAGAGCTAACAATCATCACATCATTTCAGACATAAGTTTCATTTTCAGAGCTAATTCCACCATCTAGTGGCTCAGTCTTTGCAAGTAAACTCTCTAGTACATTCTGTCtagagatttgttttttgagCGCCAACAGTCCTTCTATCTTTcccaattcttcttcttttccacttttcttcttcttgctacCAGCCTTAGCTGCCTTAACTCCTATGGGTCTTTCTTCTGGCTCCGCGAATGACCCTTGAGCATCAGAAGCAACTGCTTTGCGCTTCTCCCGACCGCTCTCCTTCTCGAGATAGGTGGAGCACCATTTCACATCATGTCGAAGCTCCCTCCACGCATGTTCCAAGTTGAACTTACTGCCGTGGTCATTGTAGAAGATATCCAAAGCAGCCTTCATCACATCGTTGTCATTTTGCCCGCTTCTCTGCTCCCTCAATGCCATCTCGTAGCAGCCCGAAAATTTACACACCAAATCATTGATCCTAGCTCATCTTTTCTTGCATTGCCCAAGTTCTCTTGGGATTGTCCCAACCAGCTGAGGACTGTACAATCCTCTGCCAGAACTTACCAGCTTTTTGTTCATTCCCGACTATAGGGTCTTTGCTGGTGTTGAGCCAAGCACCAATGAGGATTATATCCTCCTTTGGTGTCCATTTCTTCCTCTCTTTGACAGTAGACTCATCGGAACATTGGCTGTTAAAGCAAAGGGGTTCCGATGAGTCAAGCTCAACACACCCTTGGCTAGCTAAAAGGTTTACAAAGCAAGTGGAGTTTTCCATTTTTGGATTTCACTCTGTGTTTCTCTTGTAGAAACGCAGAAGATTAAATAGGGATCTTTAGTTCAACTCTATTTAATCCTAGTAGGAAACTGTCCTATCATAACAGCTAGAGAGTGAGTTAATGAAGTTTTCGTTTAAAAGCAAGATTTAATGAAGCAGTATGGATATTATTTGCTAACTGTCCTATCATAACAGCTAGAGAGTGAGTTAATGAAGTTTTCGTTTGAAAACGAGATTTAATGAAGTcactaaatatttattatttgctAACTACTAACTTATGTTTCAATGCAAACTCCTACTAATTTCACACGAGGCAGAGATGAAGGATAATTTAATCCACTAACCTCAGAGGGCTCTCTCGAGTTCAGCCACACGCATAAGCAGCATTCTCACCTCGTCCTGCAGCATTCTCACCTGGTCCTGAACATACATCATACAGTTATTACAGAACTATAGTCCTACCCACATATAAGTAAAGTCCTAAAGACATAACAGATCACTCATCACTCACCTTAAGTGCCTGGCACTCTCTCAGAAGCTTCGCCTGCTCGTGATACCGTTCTTTGAGCCTCTCAACTTCTTCATGAATAGCCGTAACCCATGGTTGCCTGAAATGCAGCCCATCATTCTGcaaaaaaagataaacattTGTCAGaatatgaaccataaaaataacCAGATTAATTACAGTACATACCTCAAAGTCTTTGCAGATAAAGTATCTTTTTCCCGGGAGGTAGTCGTACGTATCATCTTCATCAACGGTTTCTTTCGTGATTGATCCACAGGGGCAAATTTTGGGAATCCCCTGTTGCACATTTGCAACAAAATCGATCATGTTGTAGTACTCTTTCTGTGCTTTCTTATCTCGAAGTTCTTCCTCCATTTCAAAACCTGCAAGGAAAATCATGTTATCAGATTCATAATTAGCTATAAGGATAGCTTAACACAAATGGTTTCGACTATCCCGAACCCGTAATCGATTTACAAATCAATCTCGAAccgtataattatttataactcTTCACGGAACGTAAATCAATCCAGAAGTCAATCCCAACTCAATTTCAAACCCTATATCTATTAAAACCATACGATAGAACTCTCAAACAACAAAGAACCGATTCTAGATGCAGAAAATAACAAACCTAGACGAAAACCGTAAATCGAAAAAAATCCCCAATTCGATTTGAAACCTAAAATCGATTTTTACCACACGATAGAACCCTAGAACTGACTTAATCAACATGCATCAACACCTAATCCAAAAATATTGAGTTAAGAGCACGCGATTTACCTTCACCGTTTCACGATCTCTGAATCGCCTTTCGCCTTCGGGAGAGTTTTTTTTTCGAGACGGAGAAAGAGAATGAATGTTTTTTTCCACATACGAAACACAACCCCTACCACGACCACTCCCGCCTTGCCACGTCATTAAGGATTTGATCCTTAAACCCCTTAATTTAGGATCAATCCTTCGGTTAcgacattttaaaattatt
This genomic window contains:
- the LOC103873792 gene encoding glutathione S-transferase T2-like — protein: MALREQRSGQNDNDVMKAALDIFYNDHGSKFNLEHAWRELRHDVKWCSTYLEKESGREKRKAVASDAQGSFAEPEERPIGVKAAKAGSKKKKSGKEEELGKIEGLLALKKQISRQNVLESLLAKTEPLDGGISSENETYV
- the LOC103873750 gene encoding uncharacterized protein LOC103873750 isoform X2; its protein translation is MEEELRDKKAQKEYYNMIDFVANVQQGIPKICPCGSITKETVDEDDTYDYLPGKRYFICKDFENDGLHFRQPWVTAIHEEVERLKERYHEQAKLLRECQALKDQVRMLQDEVRMLLMRVAELERAL
- the LOC103873750 gene encoding uncharacterized protein LOC103873750 isoform X1 → MIFLAGFEMEEELRDKKAQKEYYNMIDFVANVQQGIPKICPCGSITKETVDEDDTYDYLPGKRYFICKDFENDGLHFRQPWVTAIHEEVERLKERYHEQAKLLRECQALKDQVRMLQDEVRMLLMRVAELERAL